The genomic interval GGCGAACGCCGAGGACTGGATGAGCCGGAAAGTTCAGGCCCGCGGCGAATGGGGGTGGAAGTCGCGAATCGATCTCGCGCGGAACGCCGCCCTCGCCGGGAAGAGGACCAACGTGATCTGCATCGCGGCGAGCCTCGGGAGCGAAGAGGCTCTTTTCGCCTTCGCCAGCTACCTCATGGCCTTCGTGTCGGAGAAGAACACGTTCTGGTACGGCCGCCCCTACCGCCCCGACGACATGCCCTGGTACCCCTTCTACGACGTCGAGCTGGGGCAGCCCACCAACAACCCTTACGCCGTCGCGGGGAGCGAGGTGTACCGCCGCGACTTCCAGCGAGGCACCGTGCTCGTGAACCCGAACGACGGTGCGGTGACGGTGCCGCTCGGCGAGGCGTACATGGACGACGCCTTCGAGATGACGCAGGCGGCGATCGTGCCGGGGAAGGGCGGGGCGATTCTCATGACCCCGGACGACGTGTGGCGACCGCGCGTCGTCGTCGAGGGGGAAGGGTGCGTCGGGCAGGGGAGCGCGGCGACCGAGCGGGCGCCGGCGGCTTTCAGACGCCTCGACGCGCCGGGGCGATCGGGGCGCGCGGCGGTGCAGCTCAACGACACGAAAGCGATCTGCTCGATCCCGGCGACGGTCCGGCCGGGGAAGTACCGCGTCGTGGTGGACGGGGAGGCGGCGGGGAGCGGGGCGGACGCCGTGGGCGTGAACGTGGGGGGCGATTTCCGGCGGATCGCCTTCGAGCAGTCGCGCCGGCAGATCTTCGACGTGAGCGTGGCGGCGCCGGTGGAGTCGATCGAGATCCGTGGGGCGGAGTCGGGGGTGATCGTGGATCGTGTGGTCCTGGTCCGGGTCGGCCCTCCGGAGGACGGCGCGGAGCGGGAGAAGCGGAAGTGAAGCGGTTCAAGATCCGGAAACGGAAGCGCGACGCCGGGAACGCGTACCACGAGGCGGGCCGGCCTCAGCGGCGGAGGCGGCGGTTCGAGGAGGGGCGGGAGGTCGAGGGGCCGCGCGCGGCGCGGGCGGCGGTGTGGCCGGGCGAGGTCGCGGTTCCATGGCCCAAGCTCCTCGTCTTCCTCGCGGACAACCGCGAGAAGGATCTGTCCGTGCCCCGCCTCGTCGACATGCTGAAGGTGCCGGTGGAGGCGATGGAGCTTCTTCGCGAGCAGATCGCGCTGCTGGAGAGGGAGAAGTTCGTCATCCACCATCGGCGAGGGCGGATCTCGTGGCGGTCGCGCGATCGGATCGCGGTGGGAAGGCTGTCGATCCCCGCGTCGTCGCGGACCGCGGCGGGGCCCGGCGTGCGCGGGGGATTCGGGTTCGTGGCGGCGCCGGGGGCGGACGGAGATCTCTTCATCCCGGGGCGCGATCTGTCCGGCGCGGGGCACGGCGATCTCGTCGTGGCGCGCGGGACGACCTCCGGGCGGGAGGAGAAGGCGCGCGGCGCGGTCGTCGCCATCCTGGAGCGGGCGCCGACGGTCTACTCGGGGGTGGTCGAATCGCGCGACGGGCGGCTGGTGGTGAGGCCGCGCGACGATCGGCGCGCCGTCGAGATGCCCGCGGAGGAGGATGCCGGCCCGGAGGCGGTGAAGTTCGAGGCGGGGGATCTCGTCCTCGCCGAGGCGGTGGGGGGGGCGAGGCCGAGGGCGCGCGTCGTGAGCTCGTTCGGCGATGCGATGGACTCGCGCGCGGTCGAGGAGATGGTCATCCGGGATCTCGGTCTTCCGGGAGAGTTCCCCGAGGAGGTCGAGCGCGAGGCGGAGGCGGCCGCGCGCAAGGCGGGTGATGAGGAGATCGCGGGGCGGGAGGACTTCCGCGCGCTCACGACGATCACCATCGACCCGGAGGACGCGCGCGACTTCGACGACGCCTTCTCGATCGAGACTCTCGCCGGAGGCGTGCTGCGGCTCTGGGTCCATATCGCCGACGTGTCCCACTACGTGAGGCCGGGGAGCGCCCTCGACGCCGAGGCGGTGGGGCGCGGCACGAGCGTCTACCTTCCGGGGCGCGTCATCCCGATGCTGCCTCACTCACTCTCGTCGGGGATCTGCTCGCTCGTCGAAGGGGAGGATCGCCTCGTGCAGTCGGTGGCGATCGACTACACCGCGGACGCCGAGGCGCGGCGGGTGCGCTTCGCGTCGGGGGTGATCCGATCGGCGGCGCGCCTCACGTATGCCGAGGCGGCCTCCCAGATGGAAGATCCGTCGAAGCTCTCCCTCAAGGGAGAGGCGGGGAGGTCCATCGCGGCGCTGTTCACGCAGGCGGCGCCCCTGGCGCGGCGCCTCACGCGGAACCGGGTGGCGCGCGGGGCGATCGATCTCGACCTTCCCGAGGTCGAGTTCCGGAAGGGGATCGGCGGCGGGCCGGGGACGATCGCGCTCCGGGAGCGGACGGCGGCCAACCGGCTGATCGAGGAGTTCATGCTGGCGGCGAACGAGGCGGTGGCGAAGGGCCTCTCGGACAAGGGGGTGCCGTCGCTGTACCGCGTGCACGAGGCGCCGGACGTCGCCGACATCGAGGAGGTGGAGGAGACGATTGCGGCTCTCGGCGCCGGAAAGCGCGGCGGCCGGTCGCTCGCGGCGCGGCTCCAGGCGCTCCTGTCGCGCTTCCGGGATCGCCCGGAGGAGGGGATCATCGCGCGGCACGTGCTGCGGGCGATGAAGCTCGCCCGGTATTCCGAGATCCGCGCGGAGCACTTCGGCCTCGCGCTCAAGCACTACGCGCACTTCACGTCGCCGATACGCCGGTACCCGGATCTGATCGTCCACGCGATCCTGCGGGCGTCGGGGATCGCCGGCGCGAGACCCCTCTACGGCCTGGCGCGCCTCTCCGAGATCGCGGCGGAGTCGTCGCGCCTCGAGAGGCGGGCGGAGGAGGCGGAGCGCGCCGTGAACGATCTGATCATGGCGCGCGTGATGCGCGAGCGCGTCGGGGAGATCTTCGAGGGGCGAATCTCGGGGTCGGTGAAGACAGGCGTCTTCGTGCAGCTCTCGGGGAAGGATCTCCCCCCCGGAGCCGCCGAGGGGTTCGTGCCGGTCGCCCAGACCCAGAAATGGAAGCTCGCCGAGGTGGTGCGCGTCAAGCTCGAGGAGGCGGACCTTCTGCGCGGAAGGTTGAGGCTGTCGCTCGTGTCCGCGGCCCCGGCGGGAAGCGAGAGGAAGCGACGATGACGCGTCGCGCCCGCGCTGCTCTGACCGCGGCCCTCACCGTTTCCACTCTCGCTCTGGCGGCCGACGCGCCGGCGCTCGACTGCATGGTCTGGCAGCCGTTCATGAAGCAGAGGAACGTGCCGGCCCCCGGCGTGATGGTCGGGATCGAGGGGGAGTCGCACTTCGAGACGAATTCGATCGGCATCCGCGGCCCGGAGTTCGGCGACTCGAGGAAGAAGGAGTACCGAATTCTCTTCGCGGGGGGGAGCGCGACCGAGTGCTTCTACCTCGATCAGGACGCGGCGTGGCCGGCGCTCGTCGGGAAGGATCTCGGCGAGACAGCCGATCGGCGCCGCACGTGGGTCGGCAGCATCGGGCGGAGCGGGCACAACAGCCGCGATCATGTGCTCGAGATGCGGAGCCTGGTGCCGAAGCTTCCCATCGACGCCCTTGTCGTGATGATGGGGGTGAACGACCTCGGCCTGCGCCTCGCGCAGGACGCGGCGTACAACCCGGACTTCCTCGCGACCGACGAGAACGTGAAGTACCAGACGCGCCACGCCTTCCTCGTCCACCCGGACGATCCGAACCTCGCCTTCTATCAGAAGGGTGCGCTCGGGCGCCTCCTGGGACTCGACCCCGACGCTCAGCGGCGGAAGCCCTGGATGGTCGTGGACAGCGCCGGGAAGATCTTCCTGAAGTGGCGTGAGTACCGGAAGACGGGGGCCGTGATCGAGAGGCTTCCGGATCTGACGTCGGGGCTCGTCGAGTACACGCGGAACGCCTCGGAGATTGCGGACACCGCGAAGAAACTCGGCGTGCGCCTCGTCTTCGTGACGCAGCCGGTCCTGTGGCGCGCGGGGCTCAGCGAATCGGAAGCGGCCACCCTCTGGATGGGCGGCGTCGGCGACTTCCAGGAGAAGGAGGGCGGGCGCTACTACACCCCCGCGGCGCTCGCCGGGGGGATGGAGGCGTACAACCGCGCGCTGATGGAGGTGTGCGGGAAGTCCGGCGCGGAGTGCCTGGATGTCGCCGCGTCGACGCCGAAGGACCTCACCGTCTTCTACGACGATTGCCACTTCAACGAATCAGGCGCGAGACGGATCGCGACGCGCGTTCGCGACTACCTCGCGGGAGTCGCGCCGTACGCGAAGGGGAAGGGGAGCTAGTTCTTCGCGGCCTGGACGAGGCGCGTGAGGCGCGACTTGTACCGGGCTGCGGCGTTCCCGTGGAGGACGCGCTTCTGAATCGACCTGTCGATCAGCGAGAGCGTTCCCGGGAGCATCTTGAGCGCTGCGGCGCGATCGGTGCCGGCCGTCTCGCGAATCCGCTTGATCTCGGTGCGGAGCTTCGAGAGGTTGGCGCGGTTCGTGAGCTGGCGCCTCAGGCTCTGTCGGTGGGCCTTGTCAGCGGACTTGTGAGTAGCCATGAAACGGGTGAAACCTCCTCGTTTGAACGTGGTCGAGACAGGCGTACACCCTAGCGGGATAGGGGCGTGGTGTCAATCAGCGGTCGCGAAGGCCGAGCTGTCTCAGGCGATCGGCGGCGATGCGGGCCTCCTCGCTCCTGGGGTAGGCATCGATGACGTGCTGGAGCTGGACGACCCCCTGGGCGGTCTGCTTCAGCGCGAGCAGTGACAGCCCGCGCTTGAGATACGCCGCCGCGGCGTTCTCGAGGTTGGGGTGCTCGGCGACCGCCCTGCCGAAGGCATCGGCCGCCTCCTGGTACTTCTGCTGGCTGAAGAGGCACTCCCCCGAGTAGTACATCGCGCCGCCGCTGGAGGGGCTCGTCGGGTACTTGCTCAGGAAGTTCTGGAAGCCCGCGAGGGCGAGGTCGTAGTTCCCGCGCGTGTAGTCGGAGTACGCGCCACGGAACGTCTCCTCCTGCGCCGCGTCGTCGGAGGCGGTCGAGCCGCCCGTCAGCGACGCGGCGGCGACACCGGATCCCCCCGGCCTGGGCGAGGCGCCGGGGGCCGGAGCGCTCGATCCGCCGGGGGGGGTGGCGTTCGCCGGCGAGCCTCCCGGAGTCGGCCCTCCGGATGGCGTCGCCGGCCCCGGGCGGGGCGATGCGGCGCTGGGCACGGCTGCCGCCGCGGTCGATCCCGACGGCGGCTCCAGCGTCGACGGCGGCGGAGCGGCCGCCCCCTTCTCGCCGAGCGCCGCGGCGATGCGCGCGTCGAGGGCGCGATACTGATCGCGGGTCGCGGAGATGTCCCTGGAGAGCGACCCCATCCTCGTCCCATTGTCGTCGAGCCGCGCGCCGAGAGTCCGGATCTCGTCGGTGAGCGACTGAAGCAGGGCCTGCATGTCGGCCCATCGCGCCGGCTGACTCGTGTCCTGCTTGCCGAGCTTCTCCTCGATGGCGGCGAGCTTCGCCGTCATCGCCGCCGTGTCCTTCTGCATCGCGAACATCTGCTGGCGGAGCTGGTCGAGGTCGGTCTGGACCCTCGACTCCTGGGAGGCGGTGAGGCACCCCGCGGCCGTCAGCGCGAGAGTCGCGATGAGCGGCACGGCCGCGGTGGTCGCGCGAGGGCGGCGGGGTGTCATGGATTACTCCTCAATCACGAAGTCGTCCCGGCGGTTCTTCGACCAGGCCGATTCGTCGTGTCCGGGATCGGCGGGGCGCTCCTCACCGTAGGAGATGGTCCGGATCCGGCCCGCGTCGATGCCGGCGCTGAGGAGGTACTGCTTCGCCGCGTTCGCGCGGCGCTCGCCGAGCGCCATGTTGTACTCGTTCGTCGCGCGCTCGTCGCAGTTCCCCTCGATGAGGAGGCGCCACTTTCCGTTCGCCTTCAGCCACTCGGCGCTCGCTGCGAGCGCCGCGCGCGCGTCGTCCCTGAGGTCGTACTTGTCGAGGTCGAAGTAGACGGTGCGCAGAACCTTCTGGAAGTTCAGATCCGCCGCGGAGATCGGCTTCGCCGCGACGGGCTTCGGCGCCGGCGGCGGCGGGGGAGGAGGCGGGGGCTCGACGATCGGCTTCGGCGCCTCGACAGCTTGCGGCGGCGGGGTCGCCTGGGCGGCCTCGGCCGGCGGCTTCTTCTTGCATCCGACGATGGCGGTGGAAAGAGGGACGAGGGCCAGGAGCCCGATGAGTACGACGACCGACCTGGGTTTCATCAAACTGCACCTCCGGGATGGGGGGCTCGTTTCCCCGGCGGAGCCGCGGTCGATTCACGCTGTCCGCTCGGGGAGCGCGGCGGGGACGGAAGGTTCCCCTGGCGAGCCCGGGATGATCGTGCAAAGAACCGGTGCGAGTGTAGCACAGCGACTATTTGCTCCAATCCGGGCCCCACGCCTCGAACGGCGTCGGCAGCTTGAGCGCGCCGTTCCCGTTCGCGTCCATCGTGTAGACCTGGTAGAGGCCGTTCCTGTTCGACGCGAAGGCGATGTGACGGCCGTCCGCCGACCACCGAGGGTTCTCGTTGTAGCCGGCGAGCGACGTGAGGCGCTGCGCCGCGCCGCTGCCGACGTCGAGCACGAAGATGTCGAAGTGGTCGTCCACCCATCCCGCGTACGCGAGACGATCTCCCTGCGGCGACCACGCGGGCTGATCGTTGTAGTTCCCCTCGAGCGTCACGCGCCGCACGTTCGCCCCCTCGGCGTCCATCACGTAGACCTGGGGCTTGCCCGTGCGATCCGACGTGAAGGCGATCTCGCGCCCCGTGGGGGACCAGCTCGGCGACGTCTCGATCGACGGGCTGAAGGTGATCTTGCGCGATCGTCCCGCGTCGACGTCCAGGACGTAGATGTCGGAGTCGGCCTCCTTCGACGCGGAGAAGGCGAGGAGCTTCCCGTCGGGGGACCAGTCCGGCGCGGAGCAGAGATCCACGCCGGGGGGGGACACGTCGGTCATCGGTCCGTCCTGCGCCAGGATGTAGAGCCGCGGTCGGCCGGACTTGTACGAGACGAAGGCGATCTTCGTCCCGTCGGGCGACAGCGTCGGCGCCACGTTCAGCGATCCGTTCCGCGTGACCTGCCTCAGCCCCTTCCCGTCGTAGTCGAGGACGAAGATCTCCTTCGCCTTCCCGACGCGCCCTTCGACGGCGATGCGCGAAAGAAAAATTCCCGGCCGGCCGGTGAAGTGCAGCACGATCTCGTTAGCCAGCCGGTGGCCGATGAGGCGCGCGACCCCCGTCTCGCCCCGGTAGCGCTTCCCGAGGATGAGCTGGCCGCCGCGCGTGTCGAACAGGAGCCCTTCGAGCGAGAGGCGGTCGGCGTCCGGCGTGACCGTGGCGGTCATCAGCGCGACGGCGTTCGTCGCCGCCCATCGCTCGAAGGGGATGGGCTGCGCGTCGAGCGGGATGGCCGCGTAGCGGTCGGCCGGCACGACGTCGAAGTACCCGCTGAACTCGAGATCCGCGACGACGGTGTCGTGGACCTCGGCCGCCGCGTCGCGCACCGCGGCGGCGGCGAGAGGGGAGAGGCGGAAGGGGGGGATCGCGATCGCGAGGCGCGTCAGCCCGGGCGCCGAGATGACGCCGGTGATCTGATCCTTCCCCTGCGCCGCGGCGGCCGGCGGCGGGGTCGCCTGCGCGGCGTGCGCGAGGGTCGCCGCGGCGAGGGCGGCGAGGCACGCGAGGGTTGCGATGGCGCTCTTCAAATCCTGTGACCTCGCGACGCGGACGGGCTCTTCAGTCCGGCGTCAGCTCGAAGACCAGCTCACCCCGGACGCTCTCCGAGGTGTACTGGTACGGTAGTTGCGGGAGCGGGCTCGCCTCCGTGACGGCGCGCAGGGCGGACAGGTCGAGAGTGGCGAAGCCGCTCGTCGCGGCGACGGCGATGTCGCTGAGCGCGCCGCTTTTCGAGATCACGAACGCGACGGAGCAGCGAAGCGGCTGCGTCAATCCCGGGGTGACGGGGCGGCGCCAGCGCGATCGGATGAGGTTCACGATCGTCGCCCGGTACCAGTCGTAGGGGAACGCCTCCGAGTTGAGGGACGGGACGCCCGACGCGTCCCCTGCGGGGGCCGCGAGCCCCACCCCTTCGGCGATCGGTCCGGCGGTCGCGGGGGCGGCGGCTGACGGCTTCGCGGCGCCCCGGTCCTCGCCGTCGTCCTGGCTCCCCTTCGCCGGCTTGGTGATCTCCTCTTTCTTCGGTGGCTTCGGTTTGTCGGGCTCCACCGGGATGATCTCGCGGGACCTCTTTGGCGGCGGCGCGCTCACCTTCGGCGGCTTCGGCGCGGGGATCTCTTTCGGTTTCGCCGGGGCGCTCGCCTCCTTCGGCGGCGCATCCGGCTGCGGGCGCGCCGCGGCCTCGGGCGATCCGGTGGGGGTTCCCGTGGGCGGCGGGAGGCTCACGATCTCTCCGGACAGGATCCGCGGAGGGGGCGGGCCGGCCGGCGCGAGGTGGGGTGCGAGCACGATCACCAGAAAGATCACCACGTGCCCCGCGATCGAGTACCCCACCATCGCGGGGAGCCCGGCCGCCGGCTCGGCGCCGACGTGCACCTTCACGCGCATCGCCGTCATCTCGATCGCGGGCGGGGTTTGGGGACCGGCCCGCCCGGCGGGAGGGGCTCGGTCACGAGGCCGACGCGCTCGATCCCCGCCTGCTTGATCCGGTCCATCACGGCCATCACGTCGCCGTACGGCACCGCGCGATCGGCGCGCAGGTAAACGAACGGCTCGGCCATCGATTTCGCCGCGCCCTGAAGCCTCTCCTGGAGCAGGTGCAGCGCGACGGGGGTCTCGTTGAGCCAGACGCGATTGGTGCGATCGACCGTCACGACGAGGCGCTCCGTCTCCGCGCCGGTGGCGCTCTTCGCCTGCGGGAGAGCGACGTCGATGCCGCGCTGCATCATCGGCGCGGTGACCATGAAGATGATCAACAGCACGAGGATCACGTCCACGAGCGGCGTGACGTTGATCTCGGCGAGACCGCCCGAGAGCCTGCGCCCGCCTCCCCGGCTCACGTTCATGAATAGATGGTCGCTTCCGCCCGCGTCAGGAAATCGGCGACGAAGTTGTCCATGCGCGTCCCGATCGCGCGGATGCGGTTCAGGAAATAGTTGTAGCCGATGACCGCGGGGATCGCCGCCGCAAGGCCGGCCGCGGTCGTGACGAGCGCCTCGGAGATACCCGGGGCGACGACGGCGAGGCTTGCCGATCCCATCCCGCCGATCGCGTGGAAGGCGCTCATGATCCCCCACACCGTTCCGAAGAGGCCGATGAAGGGGCACGCGGCGGCGGTCGTCGCGAGGAACGGGAGCGACCTCTCGAGCCGCGCCTGCTCCTCCGTCGCCGCGCGCACGAGGACGCGCTCGATGCTCGACATGGGATCGCGCGTGGGCCCCGCGGCCGCCGGGACCTTCGGGTTGCCCACGGCGTTGATCTGCCGGAACCCCGCGCGGTAGATGGCGGCCGCCGGGGCGTGGGGGAGCTTCTCCGCGATGTCCCGGAGATCCCCGAGGCTCGAGCCGGCGCGGAATTTCGAGACGAACGCGGCGGACTCCCGCTCGGAGCGCTGAATCACCCTGTAGCGCTCGACCATGATCGCCCACGAGACGGTCGAGAAGCCGAGCAGTACGAAGATGATGAACTGGGCCATCGGCCCGGAGTGGAGGACGAGGCTGAGGACGTCGCCCTGGAATCCTGAGGTCGGCATCGTGGGTGAGGCGCTTCTCCGCGGGGCGCTCGTGGCGTCTCGGCCGACCGTGGTTCAGCGCCGCCGGCCGGCGAGGCGCGCGGACCGTACCACAGCGGATCGGGTGGATCAATATGAGGATCTGCGCGGGCGTGCCGGACGTCGCCGCGCTCCCGTTGCGTTTGATCGGCGCCGAACGGGCAGGGTATGATGCCGGCTCCCTTGCCCGGAGGGGCTCACGCCAGGCCGCATGCTCTCCTTCCTCAGAATCGAAAACCTCGCGATCATCGACACCCTCTCGGTCGACCTCGGGCCGGGGCTCAACATCCTCACCGGCGAGACGGGGGCCGGCAAGTCGATCCTCGTCGACGCCGTCGGGCTCGTCCTGGGCGAGCGGGGGAGCGCGGATCAGATACGCGCGGGCGAGGAGCGGCTCAGCGTCGAGGCGGTCTTCGAGATCGGCGGGAGGGCGCGGCTGATCGACCGGCTGGAGGCGATGGGGATCGACGCCGGGCCGGAAGGGCTCGTCCTCAAGCGCGACGTCTTCGCCGCGGGGCGCTCGCGCGCCTTCGTCAACGGGAGCCCCGTCACGCTCTCCCAGCTCAAGGAGATCGGCGATCTCCTGGCCGACCTCCACGGGCAGCACCAGCACCAGTCCCTGCTGAGGGCCGACGCCCAGGCCGACGCCCTCGATCGCTTCGGAGAGCACGCCCCCCTCCTCGAGGAGGTCGGCGCCGCGTGCCGCGCTCTCTCGGCGCTCCACGTCGAGCGCGAGCGCCTGCGAGGGCTGGAGCGCGACCGGCTGCGGCGCGAGGAGGAGCTGAGGCTCACCGTCTCGGAGATCGCGGCCGTCTCGCCGAAGCCGGGGGAGGATGCCGAGCTGCGCCGCGAGGAGGCGCTCCTCCGGAACGCCGTCGAGATCCGCCGGCTCGCGGAGGGGACCGCGGCCCTCCTCAACGAGGACGACGCCTCGGCGCTGGCCCGTCTCGGCGCCGCGCGCGAGAGGCTCTCGCGCCTCTCGGCGATCGACGAGCGGGCCGCGGAGGGGAGGCGGCTCGTGGACGAGGCGGTGGCCGCGATCCGGGAGGCGCTGCGCGAGGTGGACCCGTACCTCGGGACCGAGGACGCCGGCGACGGGCGCCTCGAGGGGCTGGCGTCGCGCCTCGCGGCGATCGAGAAGATCGCGCGGCGGTACGGGCCGACCGTCGAGGACGCCCTCGAGCGCCTCGCGTCGGCGCGCCGCGAGCTCGCCGAGCTGGGGGGCGCGGCGGATCGCCTGGCGTCCTTCGACGGCGAGATCGACGCCGCGTCGAAGGCGTACTCGGCGGCCGCGTCGCGCCTCACGCGCGGGCGTGGGGAATCGGCGAAGGCGCTCGAGAGGGCGCTGGTCAGGGAGCTGAAGGCGGTCGCCATGGAAGGGTGCCGCTTCGCCGTCGGCTTCGAGCCGCGCGGCGCCCCTTCGGAGGAAGGCGCCGAGTCGATCGAGTTCCTGATCGCGCCGAACCCCGGGGAGGCGCTGCGGCCGCTCGCGCGGATCGCGTCGGGGGGAGAGCTCTCCCGGCTGATGCTGGCGCTCCGGACGGTGTCGCTCTCGAAGGCCGACGCGCGGGCTCTCGTCTTCGACGAGGTCGACACCGGCCTCGGAGGGGGCGCGGCCGACGCCGTGGCGCAGAGGCTGAAGGGTCTCGCGCGCGGGCAGCAGATCCTCTGCGTGACGCACCTCCCCCAGGTGGCGGCGCTCGCCGACACCCACATCCGTATCGAGAAAGTCACCGAGCGCGGGCGGACGAAGGTGGTCGCGAGGACCCTCGGAAGCGATGAGCGCGTGGAGGAGCTGGCCCGGATGATCGGCTCCCCCGAGGCGCCGACGGCCCGCCGGCACGCCGCGGCCCTCATCGAGGGAAGGAAGACGCCATGAGCCGCCGCCGCGCGGAATCCCCGATCATCGCCGTCTATCCCGGCACTTTCGATCCGATCACGAACGGCCACCTCGACATCATCGAGAGGGGGAGCCGCCTCTTCGAGCGGGTCATCGTCGCCATCCTCGAGAATTACGAGAAGTCGCCCCTCCTGACCGTCCCCGAGCGCAGGGGGCTCATCGTCGAGGCGACGGCGCGGCTGGGGAACGTCACCGTCGAGTCGTTCGACGGCCTCCTCGCCGACTACGCGCGCTCGCGCGGGGCGAGCGTGATCGTCCGGGGCCTGCGCGCGATTTCCGATTTCGAGTACGAGTTCCAGATGGGGCTCATGAACCGGCGCCTCAACCCCGAGATGGAGACGGTCTTCATGATGCCGAGCGAGGCGTACAGCTACGTCTCGTCCCGCCTCGTCAAGGAGGTCGTCGCCCTGGGCGGGAGCGTGACGGGGCTCGTCCCCGAGGCGGTCGAGCGGATGATCGAGAGCCGCGTCGGCGCGGCGAGGAAGAGGGCGGCCTCGAAGGGCCGGGGAGGGAAGTCTTGAACCTCGCAGCGAGGCTCTCAAACCTGGAGCCCTCCGCGACGATCGCGGTGAAGGCCGAGGCGGACCGCCTGAAGGAGAAGGGGATCGACGTCATCGACTTCGGTCCCGGAGAGCCCGACTTCGACACGCCGGCGAACGTGAAGGAGGCGGCCCACAAGGCAATCGACGCGAACCTGAGCCACTACCTGCCGACGCTCGGCTACAAACCGCTGAGGGCCGCGATCGCGGCGTCGTACCGCGCCCGCTACGGGAGCGACTACGCGGAGAGCGAGATCCTCGTCGGGTGCGGGGCGAAGAGCGTCCTGTACGAGGCGATGATGGCGATTCTCTCGCGCGGCGACGAGGTGATCATCCCCGCGCCGTACTGGGTGTCGTTCCCGGAGCAGGTGCGACTGGCGGACGGCGCCCCGGTGATCCTACCGACCGTCGAGCGGGACGGATTCATCCCGAAGGCGGCGGCCGCCGACGCGCTCTGCACGGACCGGACGCGCGCGATCGTCCTCTGCTCGCCCAGCAACCCGACGGGGGCCGTGATCCCCCAGGAGGAGATCGATCGCTTCGTCGCCCTCGCGCTGAGGCGCGACCTCTACCTGATCTTCGACGAATGCTACGAGCACTTCCTCTACGACGGGCGCCGCCACGCGACCCCCGCCCTCTCGGACAGGAGGGTGCGGGATCGGCTGCTCCTCGTCAGCTCCGTCTCGAAGTCGTACGCGATGACGGGGTGGCGCGTCGGGTACGCGCTCGGGCCGAAGGAGCTGATCTCCGCGATGGCCGCCATCCAGAGCCACGACACGACGCACACCGCGGGGTGCGCCATGGCGGCCGCCGCGGAGGGGATCGCGGGACCTCAGGATTCGGTCGCGCGCATGCTCACGGAGTACACGGCGCGCCGGACGGCGATCGTCGACGGACTCAACGCGGTGCGCGGGATCGTCTGCCCCATGCCCGGGGGGGCCTTCTACGCCTTCCCGCGGGTGACCGGCCTCTACGGAAAGCTCGGCGTGAAGGACGATGGATCGGTCGCGACCTTTCTCCTGAAGGAGGCGAAGGTCGCGACCGTCCCGGGCGGAGCCTTCGGCGCCGAGGGGTACCTCAGGTTCTCGTATGCGCTGTCGCTCGACCGGATCCGCGAGGGAGTCGAGAGGATCCGGAGGAGCGTGGGCTGAACGTGACGTCGCGGACCGTCGTGGCGCTCGTCGCCGTCGCGCTCCTCGCGCCGGCCGCGCGGGCGCACGCCTCGGGAGCGATCGTCCTCGACGAGATCCGCGGGCCGATCCAGGTCGTCGTGGCCGGTCACGTCGCGCGGGCCGTCGCCCACGCCGACGCCGAAGGGGCCGCGCTCCTGGTCTTCTCGATGGACACCCCCGGAGGGGACGTCTCCTCGACGCGCGACATCATCCAGTCGATCCTCGCGTCGCGGACCCCCGTCGTCGTCTTCGTCGGGCCGAGCGGCGCACGCGCGGCGTCGGCGGGCTTCTACATCGCCTTCGCCGCCGACGTCGCGGCCATGGCCCCCGGCACGCAGATCGGCGCGGCCCACCCGGTGACGCCCTTCGGG from Acidobacteriota bacterium carries:
- a CDS encoding pyridoxal phosphate-dependent aminotransferase, with protein sequence MNLAARLSNLEPSATIAVKAEADRLKEKGIDVIDFGPGEPDFDTPANVKEAAHKAIDANLSHYLPTLGYKPLRAAIAASYRARYGSDYAESEILVGCGAKSVLYEAMMAILSRGDEVIIPAPYWVSFPEQVRLADGAPVILPTVERDGFIPKAAAADALCTDRTRAIVLCSPSNPTGAVIPQEEIDRFVALALRRDLYLIFDECYEHFLYDGRRHATPALSDRRVRDRLLLVSSVSKSYAMTGWRVGYALGPKELISAMAAIQSHDTTHTAGCAMAAAAEGIAGPQDSVARMLTEYTARRTAIVDGLNAVRGIVCPMPGGAFYAFPRVTGLYGKLGVKDDGSVATFLLKEAKVATVPGGAFGAEGYLRFSYALSLDRIREGVERIRRSVG